A window of Halodesulfovibrio aestuarii DSM 17919 = ATCC 29578 contains these coding sequences:
- a CDS encoding BMC domain-containing protein produces the protein MSGARALGLLEAFGLVYVLEAADAMMKAADVELAGYENVASGYISVLMEGDVAACEAAVQAGVAAVKAMGGEVYSSVVIPSPHPDLKKVTKRYAPEKLLPQ, from the coding sequence ATGAGTGGAGCTCGCGCGTTAGGATTACTGGAAGCATTTGGTCTTGTTTATGTACTTGAGGCTGCTGACGCCATGATGAAAGCCGCAGATGTTGAACTTGCAGGGTACGAAAACGTTGCCTCTGGATACATTTCAGTTTTGATGGAAGGCGATGTGGCTGCTTGCGAAGCAGCCGTTCAGGCTGGTGTGGCAGCTGTTAAAGCAATGGGTGGGGAAGTGTACAGTTCTGTTGTGATCCCGTCTCCTCATCCTGATTTAAAGAAAGTCACAAAGCGCTATGCTCCTGAAAAGTTATTGCCGCAATAG
- a CDS encoding BMC domain-containing protein, with product MRYYGENALGLIETVGMVPALYACDMMLKAADVELVSYENIGSTLVTVMVKGDVAAVKSAVEAGVKAASSIGKLTAHNVMARPVSGVGDIVSVHDIDVE from the coding sequence ATGCGTTATTACGGCGAGAATGCTCTTGGTCTCATTGAAACAGTCGGGATGGTTCCCGCTTTGTATGCGTGTGACATGATGCTTAAAGCAGCTGATGTAGAGCTTGTTTCTTATGAAAACATCGGTTCCACCCTCGTAACTGTGATGGTGAAAGGGGATGTAGCCGCAGTAAAATCCGCAGTTGAAGCTGGAGTTAAGGCTGCTTCTTCTATTGGGAAGCTTACTGCCCATAATGTAATGGCGCGTCCAGTTAGCGGTGTGGGTGACATTGTTTCAGTTCATGACATTGATGTGGAGTAG
- a CDS encoding DMT family transporter, whose product MKLQSSVNIESLVAQRNMHFARTGILIALFSGMTWGLDGVVLGSALTMAPFIDPELWLLAPLTAAAMHDATSAFVITAINIYSGKSKEIFRSLLSKPGKFICLGALMGGPIGMGGYLLALKFAGPAFVLPITTLYPAIASLLAVVVLKENISKLAWAGLGMCILGAIVIGYTPPSGETTSQFYYGIAFAFLATIGWGSEGVCSTYGMDLLDPSVVLNIRQLVSATTYLLVILPIAGGYMILTEAAWNISGDLILFAGVLGAASYLTWYRAMNMTGVSRAMGINVTYALWGIIFSSVFMDTEITATLVIGAIIITAGMIMVVGNPKNMTTLRNVN is encoded by the coding sequence ATGAAACTACAATCAAGTGTCAACATTGAGTCGCTTGTAGCCCAGCGAAACATGCATTTTGCAAGAACAGGCATCCTTATCGCCTTATTTTCTGGAATGACTTGGGGACTTGATGGCGTTGTCCTTGGCAGCGCTCTCACCATGGCTCCATTTATTGATCCAGAGCTGTGGCTGCTCGCCCCATTAACTGCCGCTGCAATGCATGATGCAACATCTGCATTTGTAATCACTGCTATCAATATTTACTCAGGAAAGAGCAAAGAAATTTTCCGCAGCCTGCTCAGCAAGCCTGGCAAATTTATATGCCTTGGAGCGTTGATGGGAGGCCCAATTGGGATGGGAGGATACTTGCTTGCGCTCAAATTTGCAGGCCCGGCATTTGTGCTGCCAATCACGACTCTTTATCCAGCAATAGCCTCATTACTTGCTGTTGTGGTGCTTAAAGAAAATATTTCTAAACTAGCTTGGGCGGGTTTAGGCATGTGTATTTTAGGCGCAATAGTTATTGGTTACACACCGCCAAGTGGCGAAACAACCAGCCAATTTTATTACGGAATCGCCTTTGCATTTCTTGCAACAATTGGATGGGGCTCAGAAGGAGTGTGTTCTACATATGGCATGGATTTGCTTGACCCCTCTGTTGTACTAAACATACGCCAACTCGTTTCTGCCACCACCTACCTGCTCGTTATTCTTCCCATTGCAGGCGGCTACATGATTCTTACTGAAGCAGCATGGAATATTTCTGGTGACCTGATTCTTTTTGCAGGCGTTCTGGGCGCTGCTTCGTACCTGACATGGTACCGGGCAATGAACATGACTGGAGTAAGCCGGGCAATGGGGATTAACGTCACCTATGCGCTCTGGGGAATTATTTTTAGTTCCGTCTTTATGGACACAGAAATTACCGCAACCCTCGTCATCGGAGCCATCATTATTACTGCGGGCATGATCATGGTTGTAGGCAATCCTAAAAATATGACAACCCTTCGCAATGTGAACTAG
- a CDS encoding BCCT family transporter, which translates to MEETGNTPNSDLRPDYKILIPTSLVILSVCIPFVLYPDASQSILKTIFNMLSTYAGSAFLWISLSFVALSLYFIFSKYGNIKFGEPDEKPAFSDISWIAMMFCTGVAGAVMYWSVAEPLFDLAFPPMHAAPFSKEAYEWATTYVLFHWGPLTWSWYVICAIPICYMYYKRKKPVLRISTACEEALGKRVNGPLGSAIDSFFCIGLVASNAAVMAISVPIIAFSLSETFGIEPSLGLQLIVLATSTVIFSASVAAGLEKGIANLSYVNLIIAIALITFAFIVGPTTYIVDNFTNAFGMMLSNFFHMSLWTDPHTSGTFPQDWTVFYALWMASYGPFMGLFIARISKGRTVRQIVSMGLIFGILGGWLIHGVFGGYTLHLQLTGALDAAGILKEFGPAMAVVKVLSSLPGGIAILLAYCVFSTIFLATSVDSAAYALSTACTRKLGIGDHPTVGHRFFWAFLQAILPASMLFIGGIAPMKTFANVAGALMILVIIPMVISLFKMLKDEDPVRLKYPEIADKLERLDKLEALADLESPKQDYKQAS; encoded by the coding sequence ATGGAAGAAACAGGGAACACACCTAATAGTGATTTAAGACCTGATTATAAAATTCTTATACCGACATCACTTGTTATTTTAAGTGTTTGTATACCTTTTGTTTTATATCCAGACGCAAGCCAAAGCATCTTGAAAACTATCTTCAACATGCTTTCAACTTACGCGGGCTCCGCTTTCTTGTGGATCAGTCTCTCATTCGTTGCTCTTTCGCTCTACTTCATCTTTTCGAAATACGGTAACATCAAATTTGGTGAGCCTGATGAGAAGCCGGCGTTCTCAGATATCTCATGGATTGCCATGATGTTCTGCACCGGTGTTGCTGGTGCCGTAATGTACTGGTCTGTAGCAGAACCACTTTTTGACCTTGCTTTCCCGCCAATGCACGCTGCGCCTTTCTCCAAGGAAGCGTATGAATGGGCGACTACATATGTACTTTTCCATTGGGGTCCACTCACATGGTCATGGTATGTAATCTGTGCAATTCCTATCTGCTACATGTACTACAAACGCAAAAAGCCAGTCCTTCGCATCAGTACAGCGTGCGAAGAAGCACTTGGCAAGCGTGTAAACGGCCCGCTCGGCTCTGCTATTGACTCTTTTTTCTGCATCGGACTGGTAGCATCAAACGCAGCAGTAATGGCGATTTCTGTTCCAATCATTGCATTCTCTCTATCCGAAACTTTTGGCATCGAGCCGTCTCTCGGCCTCCAGCTCATCGTACTCGCCACAAGTACTGTTATCTTTAGCGCCAGTGTTGCAGCAGGGCTGGAAAAAGGTATTGCGAACCTTAGCTACGTAAACCTTATTATTGCGATTGCACTCATCACCTTTGCATTTATTGTTGGTCCTACAACATACATTGTAGATAACTTTACAAACGCATTCGGTATGATGCTTAGCAACTTCTTCCACATGTCCCTTTGGACTGATCCGCATACCAGCGGAACATTCCCTCAGGACTGGACAGTGTTTTACGCTCTTTGGATGGCGAGTTATGGTCCATTTATGGGTCTCTTTATTGCTCGTATCTCAAAAGGCAGAACCGTACGTCAGATCGTATCTATGGGTCTGATTTTCGGTATTCTTGGTGGTTGGCTCATCCATGGCGTCTTTGGTGGATACACTCTCCATCTCCAGCTCACCGGCGCTCTTGACGCTGCGGGAATTCTCAAAGAGTTCGGTCCTGCAATGGCTGTTGTAAAAGTATTAAGCAGCCTCCCTGGCGGCATAGCTATTCTGCTCGCATACTGCGTATTTTCAACCATTTTCCTTGCAACCTCTGTTGACTCTGCTGCATATGCGCTCTCCACAGCTTGCACCCGCAAACTTGGTATCGGTGATCATCCAACTGTTGGCCACCGTTTCTTCTGGGCCTTCCTGCAAGCCATCCTTCCTGCTTCCATGCTTTTCATTGGCGGCATAGCCCCAATGAAGACTTTTGCAAACGTTGCGGGCGCTCTGATGATCCTTGTTATTATCCCGATGGTCATCTCTCTCTTCAAAATGCTCAAAGACGAAGACCCTGTTCGTCTTAAGTATCCTGAAATCGCAGACAAACTTGAGCGCTTAGACAAACTTGAAGCTCTTGCTGATCTTGAATCCCCTAAACAGGACTACAAACAAGCAAGCTAA
- a CDS encoding DMT family transporter, translated as MPLRFQNILFSKTAGYCYILLAIINFSGNIVAARAMGDVMPPAMLNMYRWALATLFILPFSLGPMWRERRVLKKYFVTVCFLALLGISLFDLFLFIAGQTTPALNIALISTLSPLMTAVVARIFIGEKSSPAMYLGCIVSICGVAYLVTDGNWSQLASIQFGQGDLFVIGTCLMSAAYNTTIKAVSGKISQRALLGVTFVLGFVFLIPIFIWDVHSGVEVVEVTNDMWLTLTYLAIGASILCYFFWNLAVGIIGATRTTQFYYIIPLISGLLAWAFLGEPVSATQLQGGVIIFGGILLSMISGNSRKRLPQGTHNATSAGAQPSSNPVSP; from the coding sequence ATGCCTCTCCGTTTTCAAAATATATTGTTCAGCAAAACAGCTGGTTACTGCTATATATTGCTGGCTATAATTAATTTTTCAGGAAATATAGTTGCAGCTAGAGCAATGGGTGATGTTATGCCCCCTGCGATGCTTAATATGTACCGCTGGGCGTTAGCCACATTGTTCATTTTACCGTTTTCTCTAGGCCCGATGTGGAGAGAACGTAGGGTGTTAAAAAAGTATTTTGTAACAGTCTGTTTCTTGGCTTTATTAGGTATTTCTTTATTTGATTTGTTTTTATTCATTGCCGGACAGACAACCCCTGCACTAAACATTGCACTTATTTCAACGCTGTCACCTTTAATGACTGCTGTGGTGGCTCGGATTTTTATTGGCGAAAAAAGCTCTCCTGCTATGTATCTGGGGTGTATCGTCAGTATTTGTGGTGTTGCTTATCTGGTAACAGACGGCAATTGGTCACAGTTGGCCAGTATTCAGTTCGGACAAGGAGACCTGTTTGTTATAGGCACCTGTCTGATGTCAGCTGCATACAATACTACAATAAAAGCTGTGAGCGGAAAAATAAGTCAACGTGCCTTGCTTGGCGTAACTTTTGTACTTGGCTTTGTGTTCCTGATTCCAATATTCATCTGGGATGTTCATTCTGGAGTTGAGGTTGTAGAAGTAACGAATGATATGTGGTTGACGCTGACATACTTAGCTATCGGTGCATCTATTTTGTGTTACTTCTTTTGGAACTTGGCTGTAGGAATTATTGGGGCGACTCGCACTACCCAGTTTTACTATATAATACCCTTGATAAGCGGTTTGCTCGCTTGGGCCTTTCTAGGTGAGCCTGTTTCAGCAACACAGCTTCAAGGTGGGGTAATTATTTTTGGGGGAATCCTTTTATCGATGATATCCGGAAACTCACGGAAAAGGCTACCTCAAGGAACACACAACGCTACATCGGCAGGGGCACAACCTTCTTCTAATCCAGTTTCTCCATAG
- a CDS encoding methyl-accepting chemotaxis protein: MHFTSLKSKLVVFISSIFILFFCVLIIGTAYYLRTTAINDAVSYTEKTTKEISLRIQREFEAGFSVARTLATTLEGLRAQNMMPSREQATEMLHASAVKNPKFFGIWTVWEPQGFGDDDHQYTSNAEHSGPDGRFVPYWNKTKGYLSLYPCKSYRDDEPSGWYTFSRDSKQEFATVITEFKPNGKSIKVTSLTVPVIVDGKAVGVIGADLSADFLNNIANSIKAFDGQATLAIIAHDGSVQALTHDTKALNTQYEKYVPNAAALLTQAASGKTVTSIKDDYLRVIVPISLGKAEKNWAIALSVPKAVVLAEANSMTKLLAGASIATLILALLFIYYLAGFITKPIIHTSNIVEELASGKLNKRCVIRSHDEIATMQNAVNNLGETLEQNEQRSKESMEEIEAHSTEATKAMEAARLAQEEAEQAHSKGMLAAAKQLETVVSTLAGLSTELNEQITSTVNDITLQEARNSETATAMEEMNCTILEVAQNANHAATSTDEVCTKAEKGIRGITQSVETIQNVSSHTEKLKCEMNALGEQATSISDIINVISDIADQTNLLALNAAIEAARAGDAGRGFAVVADEVRKLAENTMNATNQVSTAIENIQASANANIEAMNSTFDSVGQATEYVTESGKTFTQIMEHITSVTEQVRAIATATTQQSAASEEINQAVGEISQLASNTSIHMHEAQNATNNLTTLTNQLNQMITTLQNS, encoded by the coding sequence ATGCACTTCACCTCACTTAAATCAAAACTTGTTGTTTTTATCTCGAGCATCTTCATTTTGTTCTTTTGCGTACTCATCATTGGAACAGCCTACTACTTGCGGACAACAGCTATCAACGACGCTGTTTCTTATACGGAAAAAACTACCAAAGAAATTTCACTCCGTATTCAACGCGAATTTGAAGCCGGCTTTTCTGTAGCTAGAACTCTAGCTACTACGCTTGAAGGGTTGCGTGCACAAAACATGATGCCCTCAAGAGAGCAAGCAACTGAAATGCTCCACGCATCTGCTGTAAAAAACCCTAAATTCTTCGGAATATGGACGGTCTGGGAACCTCAAGGTTTTGGCGATGATGACCACCAGTACACGTCAAACGCCGAACATTCAGGCCCTGATGGCAGGTTTGTTCCATACTGGAACAAAACAAAAGGCTATCTATCCCTGTACCCCTGCAAATCCTATCGCGATGATGAACCATCAGGTTGGTACACATTCTCACGCGATAGCAAGCAAGAGTTTGCAACTGTAATTACAGAATTTAAACCAAATGGAAAATCAATCAAAGTTACTTCGCTTACTGTTCCAGTAATTGTGGATGGAAAAGCAGTCGGAGTAATCGGAGCAGACCTTTCTGCCGACTTCCTGAACAATATTGCAAATTCAATTAAAGCGTTTGATGGTCAGGCAACTCTGGCGATTATTGCACACGACGGAAGCGTGCAGGCTCTAACTCATGATACAAAAGCACTGAACACTCAGTACGAAAAATATGTACCGAATGCTGCGGCGCTTCTTACCCAAGCTGCTTCAGGCAAAACAGTAACATCCATCAAGGATGACTACTTGCGTGTAATTGTTCCGATTTCTCTGGGCAAAGCAGAAAAAAACTGGGCAATTGCCCTTTCTGTGCCGAAAGCAGTCGTACTTGCAGAAGCAAACTCTATGACCAAACTGCTTGCAGGAGCCTCAATAGCTACACTTATTCTAGCCCTGCTGTTTATTTACTACTTAGCAGGCTTCATTACGAAGCCAATAATTCACACTTCTAATATTGTTGAAGAATTAGCGTCCGGTAAACTGAATAAAAGATGCGTCATTCGATCACATGACGAAATCGCTACCATGCAAAATGCTGTGAACAACCTTGGCGAAACACTTGAGCAAAACGAACAACGCAGCAAAGAAAGCATGGAGGAAATCGAAGCTCATTCCACAGAGGCAACTAAAGCTATGGAAGCAGCACGTCTTGCTCAGGAAGAAGCCGAACAGGCCCACAGCAAAGGTATGCTGGCTGCAGCCAAACAACTAGAAACTGTCGTCAGCACACTGGCCGGTTTGTCAACGGAACTGAATGAGCAGATCACCTCTACAGTTAATGACATTACACTACAGGAAGCACGAAACAGTGAAACTGCCACAGCAATGGAAGAAATGAACTGCACAATTCTCGAAGTAGCACAAAATGCTAATCATGCAGCAACAAGTACAGACGAAGTCTGCACTAAAGCTGAAAAAGGTATTCGGGGGATTACGCAGTCTGTTGAGACTATACAGAATGTTTCTTCACACACGGAAAAGCTTAAATGTGAAATGAACGCATTGGGAGAGCAAGCCACCTCCATAAGCGACATTATCAATGTTATCAGCGACATAGCAGATCAAACAAACCTTCTCGCCTTAAACGCAGCGATTGAAGCAGCACGTGCTGGAGATGCAGGACGCGGGTTTGCTGTTGTTGCAGACGAAGTGCGTAAACTTGCTGAAAACACCATGAATGCGACCAATCAGGTCAGCACAGCGATTGAGAACATTCAAGCAAGTGCCAACGCAAACATTGAAGCAATGAACTCCACCTTCGATTCAGTGGGTCAGGCAACTGAATACGTAACTGAATCTGGAAAAACATTTACCCAGATTATGGAGCACATCACCAGTGTAACAGAACAAGTTCGGGCAATTGCTACAGCGACAACTCAACAATCTGCGGCGAGTGAAGAAATAAACCAGGCTGTCGGAGAAATTAGCCAACTTGCTTCAAACACGTCTATCCACATGCATGAAGCACAAAACGCGACAAACAACCTTACGACCCTGACAAACCAGTTAAATCAGATGATCACCACACTACAGAATAGTTAA